A part of Oncorhynchus kisutch isolate 150728-3 linkage group LG2, Okis_V2, whole genome shotgun sequence genomic DNA contains:
- the LOC109902977 gene encoding high-affinity choline transporter 1-like — MAVHAEGIVAIVIFYLLILGVGIWAAWKNKNSGVSEGQDRSETIMVGGRDIGLFVGGFTMTATWVGGGYINGTAEYVYLPDFGLAWAQAPFGYALSLVVGGLFFAKPMRSRGYVTMLDPFQQIYGKRMGGLLFIPALMGEIFWSAAILSALGATLSVIVDIDINMSVVISALIAIFYTLVGGLYSVAYTDVVQLFCIFLGLWVSVPFALSNPAVSSISVTAKEAVYQTPWLGKIDSADTWMWIDNFCLLMLGGIPWQVYFQRVLSASSATYAQVLSFIAAAGCLVMAVPSVLIGAIGASTDWNQTTYGAIPPKEKDQSDMILPIVLQHLCPPWISFFGLGAVSAAVMSSADSSILSASSMFARNIYQLAFRQSATDREIVWVMRITIFVFGALATAMALLTGTVYGLWYLSSDLVYVIIFPQLLSVLFIKGTNTYGSVAGYVFGLLLRIGGGEPYLKLPPFIYYPGWVQQEKIHHLTGDVEYFIQQRFPFKTVSMLASFLGNVAISYLLKYLFESGTLSHKYDFMDAVVSKHSKEIMDKTTLVSSDNIILSEMAPVKTHLSNSLAGTFTNTEALSDDDESSPESLNNHHE, encoded by the exons ATGGCCGTCCACGCCGAGGGGATCGTGGCTATAGTGATCTTCTACTTGCTGATTCTGGGCGTGGGGATATGGGCCGCGTGGAAGAACAAGAACTCAGGGGTGTCGGAGGGCCAGGACCGCAGTGAAACCATCATGGTGGGCGGGAGGGACATTGGGTTGTTTGTCGGTGGATTCACTATGACCG CTACATGGGTGGGCGGCGGCTACATCAACGGGACCGCGGAGTATGTCTACCTGCCTGACTTCGGCCTGGCCTGGGCACAGGCTCCCTTCGGATACGCCCTCAGTCTGGTAGTAG GTGGCCTGTTCTTCGCCAAGCCCATGCGCTCCCGGGGATACGTCACCATGCTGGACCCGTTCCAGCAGATATACGGGAAGCGTATGGGGGGGCTGCTCTTCATTCCGGCGCTTATGGGGGAGATTTTCTGGTCCGCTGCCATCTTGTCAGCGCTGG GGGCTACTCTGAGTGTGATCGTGGACATTGACATCAACATGTCAGTGGTGATCTCAGCCCTAATAGCTATCTTCTACACCCTGGTGGGAGGGCTGTATTCTGTAGCCTACACTGACGTGGTCCAACTCTTCTGTATCTTCCTGGGACTG tgggtCAGTGTGCCATTTGCTCTGTCCAACCCAGCCGTGTCAAGCATCAGTGTGACAGCTAAAGAGGCTGTGTACCAGACACCCTGGCTGGGTAAGATAGACTCAGCAGACACCTGGATGTGGATCGACAACTTCTGTCTTCTG ATGTTGGGGGGGATTCCGTGGCAGGTTTATTTTCAACGGGTTCTCTCTGCTTCTTCAGCTACCTACGCCCAGGTACTGTCCTTTATCGCTGCCGCAGGCTGCCTGGTCATGGCTGTCCCCTCCGTTCTCATAGGAGCTATAGGAGcctccacag ACTGGAACCAGACTACATATGGGGCAATTCCTCCCAAGGAGAAAGACCAATCAGATATGATCCTGCCCATCGTGCTGCAGCACTTGTGCCCACCCTGGATCTCCTTCTTTGGTCTGGGAGCGGTGTCTGCCGCAGTGATGTCATCAGCTGACTCCTCCATTCTATCGGCCAGTTCCATGTTCGCTAGAAACATCTACCAGCTGGCCTTCAGACAGTCT GCGACAGACCGTGAGATTGTGTGGGTGATGCGTATCACCATCTTTGTGTTCGGCGCTCTTGCCACCGCCATGGCGTTGCTAACGGGGACCGTGTATGGCCTGTGGTACCTGAGCTCCGACCTGGTGTATGTTATCATCTTCCCCCAGCTGCTCAGCGTGCTCTTCATCAAGGGAACCAACACTTACGGCTCGGTGGCCGGCTATGTCTTCGGTCTGCTGCTGCGTATCGGGGGAGGGGAACCCTACCTCAAACTACCCCCCTTTATTTACTACCCCGGCTGGGTGCAACAGGAGAAGATCCACCACCTGACTGGAGACGTGGAGTACTTCATCCAGCAGCGCTTCCCCTTTAAAACGGTCTCCATGCTGGCCTCCTTCCTGGGTAACGTGGCCATCTCCTACCTGCTCAAGTACCTGTTTGAGTCTGGGACTCTGTCTCATAAGTATGACTTCATGGATGCTGTGGTGTCCAAACACAGTAAGGAGATCATGGACAAGACCACGCTGGTTAGTAGTGACAACATCATCCTGTCGGAGATGGCGCCGGTCAAAACGCACCTCAGCAACTCACTGGCGGGGACATTTACGAACACAGAGGCTCTCAGTGACGATGACGAGTCCAGCCCTGAGTCCTTAAACAACCACCATGAGTAG
- the LOC109869009 gene encoding claudin-14, which produces MASMVVQLLGFFLGLLGLVVSVVATVLPHWRRTLYVGSNIITTTAYMKGLWMECVWHSTGIYQCEVHRSMLALPPDLQAARALMVLSCLTSTLAVLVSSTGMKCTRCARRSPTKHVLAISGGVCFLSAGMLCLITVCWTTNDVILDFYNPILPEGMKYEIGMAVYLGYVSACLSLMGGVVLCWNCEGRPGNALPLQLPRRHHPPPPPVFSTLNTPAPPYYPPAALNGNRTPSRTSVSSSGYRLNDYV; this is translated from the exons ATGGCCAGCATGGTGGTCCAGCTCTTGGGCTTCTTCCTGGGTCTGTTGGGGCTTGTAGTTAGTGTAGTTGCTACGGTGCTCCCCCATTGGCGACGGACGTTATATGTGGGCTCTAACATCATCACAACCACTGCATACATGAAGGGGCTCTGGATGGAGTGTGTGTGGCACAGCACGGGCATCTACCAGTGTGAAGTACATCGCTCAATGCTGGCTCTGCCACCTGACCTGCAA gCAGCGCGGGCGTTGATGGTGCTATCCTGTCTGACCTCCACCCTGGCAGTCCTGGTGTCCTCTACAGGGATGAAGTGTACCCGCTGTGCCCGACGCTCCCCCACCAAGCACGTCCTGGCCATCAGTGGAGGGGTCTGCTTCCTGTCTGCAGGCATGCTCTGCCTTATCACTGTCTGCTGGACAACCAATGATGTCATCCTCGACTTCTACAACCCCATCCTACCTGAAG GTATGAAGTATGAGATTGGCATGGCGGTGTATTTGGGCTATGTCTCGGCCTGTTTAAGTCTGATGGGAGGGGTGGTGCTCTGTTGGAACTGTGAGGGGCGGCCCGGGAACGCCCTCCCCCTCCAGCTACCTCGTCgtcaccaccctcctcctccccctgtcttcaGCACTTTAAACACCCCAGCACCCCCTTACTATCCCCCTGCCGCACTGAATGGCAACCGCACTCCCTCACGCACCTCAGTGTCCAGCAGTGGCTACAGACTCAACGACTATGTCTGA
- the LOC109902989 gene encoding F-box only protein 47 codes for MAAVTRRFTMTQKFHRRRSRRQPYPVRTITTRSQGMASGCFFERLPAEVFDMVLDRLSVLEISVFSMVSKAISRYIVNHISTQTWRNRMILQKLRHCSSPSSPPKEDPATLGHYKALGLLFKRCTLLLPTKDRLKFIYSKFSQVPCFMMEQCTASTGCPFFSSYGVFLQTLIAGWDELECHRVFNFLCDFTNLPRKIELVVTGKPGACQRLELQIRGFCRQVLLEPWSSRRDTLFWLTRILQSWPMVSQARLLFILYGPRLPDGSLGWQEQLGAGVAQCSLWDLAKAVILLHSDLEARDWTTDTVLAILEELTVLPQAWHVESVARLLILCGNSLCYSILASKALNGRLFEISRLLVYLILVCEKDGYCMNWSVRMVQQVCQVFLSPSDRWSFIQSVENMFSEVTMEMYEVVMAGNRHEDMETFQSLLNANAHFHTEIVYMFLKKA; via the exons ATGGCGGCAGTCACCAGAAGATTCACCATGACCCAGAAGTTCCACCGCCGACGGTCCCGTCGCCAGCCCTATCCGGTGAGAACCATCACGACCCGGAGTCAGGGCATGGCCAGTGGCTGCTTCTTCGAGAGGCTGCCTGCAGAGGTCTTTGACATGGTCCTGGACAGACTCTCTG TGCTTGAGATCAGTGTATTCAGCATGGTGTCCAAGGCCATCAGTCGCTACATTGTGAATCACATCTCTACTCAGACCTGGAGGAACAGAATGATCCTACAAAAGCTCCGGcactgctcctctccctcctctcctcccaaagAGGACCCCGCCACCCTGGGACACTACAAAGCGCTGG GGTTGTTGTTCAAGAGGTGTACCCTGTTGCTACCTACAAAGGACAGGTTGAAGTTTATATATAGCAAGTTCTCCCAG gTCCCGTGCTTCATGATGGAGCAGTGCACTGCCTCAACAGGCTGCCCTTTCTTCTCCAGCTATGGAGTTTTCTTGCAG ACGTTGATTGCGGGCTGGGATGAGCTGGAGTGTCACCGGGTCTTCAACTTCCTGTGCGACTTCACAAACCTTCCCCGGAAGATCGAGTTGGTCGTTACTGGAAAGCCAG GAGCATGTCAGCGGTTGGAGCTGCAGATCCGTGGGTTCTGTCGTCAGGTTCTGTTGGAGCCGTGGAGCAGCCGAAGAGACACTCTGTTCTGGCTCACCAGGATCCTCCAGTCCTGGCCCATGGTCTCACAGGCCAGGCTACTGTTCATACTCTATGGACCACGGCTGCCTGACG GTTCTCTGGGCTGGCAGGAGCAGCTGGGTGCAGGAGTAGCCCAGTGTTCTCTGTGGGACTTGGCCAAGGCTGTGATCCTGCTCCACAGTGACCTGGAGGCTAGAGACTGGACCACTGACACCGTACTGGCCATACTGGAGGAactcacag TGCTCCCCCAGGCGTGGCATGTAGAGAGCGTGGCCAGGCTGTTGATCCTGTGTGGGAACAGTCTGTGTTACAGTATTCTGGCTAGCAAGGCTCTCAACGGACGCCTCTTTGAGATCTCACGACTCCTTGTCTACCTCATACTG GTGTGTGAGAAGGACGGCTACTGTATGAACTGGTCGGTGAGGATGGTGCAGCAGGTGTGCCAGGTGTTCTTGTCGCCGTCAGACAGGTGGTCATTCATCCAGAgcgttgagaacatgttctcagaggTTACCATGGAGATGTACGAGGTTGTCATGGCAG gtAACCGTCATGAGGACATGGAGACCTTCCAGAGCCTCCTGAATGCCAACGCTCACTTCCACACTGAGATAGTCTACATGTTCCTCAAGAAGGCTtga